TAATTTATTAAAGGTTTTGATTTAATATCTCCTTGCGATTCTCAACCAGTAGTTCGCCTGCTTATCATTACATGCTAAATCCCTTAAGCCATTAATATCCCTACTCGCATCCTTATCTAAAGGCACACCCAATGCATCAGCATCAAGTAATTGCTGAATCTTCATTCCGCAATCATTATCACCACTCCAGGGAACCTCAACAACACCACCCCTATCAAGCCACTTCCTAGCCTCATCCACTGTAGTAACCTTGGTAGTCATGGACCTAAGGAACTCCCATGCCGTGTTCCTCAGATTATCATTTATTGTGTTCAATAATTCCCTTACCGTGTCAACGATGCCATCACGTGGAGCAACGTACTTCTCCAGTGTATCCCTCCTAGCCAGTACCACTTGCCTATTCTCGATATCCTTAGGCCCAATCTCTATCCTGAGCGGTACACCCAACATCTCCCAATAATTGTACTTCCAACCCGGCGTTCTATCAGTCCTATCATCTATCTTAACCCTAATGCCCACATTACTGAGTTCCTCCTGTATGGACCTGGTCTCCCTTAGGATTATTTCCTCTGTTCCCTTGTACATTATGGGAATTATAATAACCTGTATAGGCGCTACGTTTGGCGGTAGTACAAGACCCTTATCATCACCGTGCATAGCAATCATAGCTGCAATAACTCTCTCGGAAATCCCATAACTCGTGGTGTGGACATAGTCCCAATCACCATTTGGCGTTAGATATTTAACATCAAAAACCTTAGAGAAGTTCGTGCCCAAATAATGAACAGTGCCTATTTGCATTGTCTTTCCATCAGGCATCACGGTATCAAATGCCATGGTATAAACAGCACCCGCGAATTTATCCCACTCAGGCCTTTGATTAATTAGGTATGGTATACCGAGGTAATCAAATATCTTCTTATAGATCTCCACAGCTTCCCTAACCTGTCTTTCTGCATCCTCCCTGTCTGCATGTGCTGTGTGAGCCTCCTTAAACATCGATATCTCCCTAAGCCTAATCATGGGTCTAGTGGCCTTCGTCTCAGCCCTGAACACACTTACTATTTGGTAAACCCTGAAGGGCAGGTCTGTGTGGTCCTTAATCCATAGCTTAAACATGGGCATCATTGCCGTCTCACTTGTCGGTCTTAACACGAGTCTCTCCTCATTAGCACCACCCTTACTAACCCAGAAGACCTCGCTTTCAAAGCCCCTAATGTGTTCGCTTTCCTTTGCGAGAAATTCATAAGGTATGAATACAGGGAATAATACCTCCTGATGCCCTGTCTCATCGTGTAGGAATCTGACGTAAGTCTCTACTAATCTCCTGATCTTCATGCCATATGGTCTCCAAACATACGCACCCTTTACTGGGTATCTATAATCATAAAGTTCCGTCTCCATTATGACCCAGTTAAACCAGTCAGTAAAGTCCTTCCACTTCTCTCTAGGTCTCTTCTCTCCAGGCTTGATGAGTTGTAGCTTGGCAATAAAGATCCCCCGTTGCTGTTTAAGAAAGGTCTTAAAAACATTGTGTTCCTGAGAATGCTGCATAATATTTAACTATTTAAACTAATACGTGATAAAGCCCTAATGACATTTAGATTAAAGATTGAGGTACTAAGTAATTGCATTGGCTGTGGAATATGCTGGACCATATGCCCCAAGGGCGTTTTGACCGGTAAGTTAAGAGAAAGGGCCTCTGTACTAAATGAGTCATTATGCTCAGGATGCTTTTCCTGCCAAAATAATTGCCCATACTCATCAATTAAGGTAATACCAATCCAATCCTAACTCAATATCATAGGTAGACCTGTTGATTTTACGAAATTTATATACTCGTTATCATTAATAAGACGTAAGAACGCCTCTGTTAAATCCCTACTCGTGACGATGTAATCTCCAATATACTTAATGATGTAATCCACGGTTCTAGGTAGGTAATCATTACCCAGTTTTCTGCTTGATATGAGAGCCAGTAGGTCAATGGGTGTTGGTATTAAGGGGCCCAGTAATATTATGTCAGTTGAGTTAGGTAAGTTCTCTATAAATTGAACATAATTGTCAAACACGATAACGGACTGTTGGTGAAGAACCGAGGAACCAACCCTAACTAAATTTCTAGATAATCTTAGCCATTCATCATAGTTAATTTTATCACTAAGCCTATACTTAATTATTAATCTAGCAATATCAATACTGAT
This is a stretch of genomic DNA from Vulcanisaeta moutnovskia 768-28. It encodes these proteins:
- the proS gene encoding proline--tRNA ligase, producing the protein MQHSQEHNVFKTFLKQQRGIFIAKLQLIKPGEKRPREKWKDFTDWFNWVIMETELYDYRYPVKGAYVWRPYGMKIRRLVETYVRFLHDETGHQEVLFPVFIPYEFLAKESEHIRGFESEVFWVSKGGANEERLVLRPTSETAMMPMFKLWIKDHTDLPFRVYQIVSVFRAETKATRPMIRLREISMFKEAHTAHADREDAERQVREAVEIYKKIFDYLGIPYLINQRPEWDKFAGAVYTMAFDTVMPDGKTMQIGTVHYLGTNFSKVFDVKYLTPNGDWDYVHTTSYGISERVIAAMIAMHGDDKGLVLPPNVAPIQVIIIPIMYKGTEEIILRETRSIQEELSNVGIRVKIDDRTDRTPGWKYNYWEMLGVPLRIEIGPKDIENRQVVLARRDTLEKYVAPRDGIVDTVRELLNTINDNLRNTAWEFLRSMTTKVTTVDEARKWLDRGGVVEVPWSGDNDCGMKIQQLLDADALGVPLDKDASRDINGLRDLACNDKQANYWLRIARRY
- a CDS encoding 4Fe-4S dicluster domain-containing protein produces the protein MTFRLKIEVLSNCIGCGICWTICPKGVLTGKLRERASVLNESLCSGCFSCQNNCPYSSIKVIPIQS